Proteins encoded in a region of the Sander lucioperca isolate FBNREF2018 chromosome 18, SLUC_FBN_1.2, whole genome shotgun sequence genome:
- the pax9 gene encoding paired box protein Pax-9 produces MEPAFGEVNQLGGVFVNGRPLPNAIRLRIVELAQLGIRPCDISRQLRVSHGCVSKILARYNETGSILPGAIGGSKPRVTTPTVVKHIRTYKQRDPGIFAWEIRDRLLADGVCDKFNLPSVSSISRILRNKIGNLSQQSQYESGKQAPHPPPQPTIPYNHLYSYPTSKVPTPPGMPTLPGHMAMHRIWPSSHSVTDILGIRSITEQQISDSPSFSSAKLEEWSAINRTNFPPAIAPLVNGMDKPHLEPEAKYTQTPNGLPTVNSYVTAPSIPPYHPHTTQVSPYMGYSATTSAYVTGPTWQPASGSALSPHNCDITTPLAFKSMTANRDAIHPVTASAL; encoded by the exons ATGG AGCCAGCCTTCGGTGAGGTGAACCAACTCGGCGGTGTTTTCGTGAACGGCAGGCCGCTCCCCAACGCGATCCGGCTCAGGATAGTGGAGCTGGCCCAGCTCGGTATTCGACCGTGTGACATCAGCAGGCAGCTGCGCGTCTCCCACGGCTGCGTCAGCAAGATCCTGGCCCGCTACAACGAGACCGGCTCCATCCTCCCAGGGGCCATCGGAGGCAGCAAGCCGCGGGTCACCACACCCACCGTGGTCAAGCACATACGGACATACAAGCAGAGAGACCCGGGGATTTTTGCCTGGGAGATCCGGGATAGGCTACTCGCCGATGGGGTTTGCGACAAGTTCAATCTGCCCTCCGTCAGCTCCATCAGTCGGATCCTCCGCAACAAGATCGGGAATCTGTCTCAGCAGAGCCAGTATGAGTCGGGCAAGCAGGCGCCTCACCCACCGCCACAACCAACGATACCCTACAACCACTTATACTCATACCCGACATCCAAAGTGCCCACTCCCCCTGGCATGCCCACCCTTCCCGGACACATGGCCATGCACAGGATATGGCCTTCCTCGCACTCTGTGACAGATATTCTGGGGATACGGTCTATTACAGAGCAACAAA TTAGTGACAGTCCATCCTTTTCCAGCGCCAAACTAGAAGAATGGAGCGCTATAAACAGGACTAATTTCCCACCAGCAATCGCTCCACTAGTCAATGGCATGGATAAACCGCATTTAGAACCTGAGGCAAAATACACACAG ACGCCGAATGGATTGCCCACAGTGAACAGCTATGTCACAGCACCCAGCATCCCTCCCTACCACCCTCACACCACCCAAGTGTCACCCTACATGGGGTACAGCGCCACCACGTCGGCCTATGTGACCGGTCCCACATGGCAGCCGGCCAGTGGCAGTGCTCTATCTCCCCACAACTGTGACATCACCACCCCTCTGGCCTTCAAGAGCATGACAGCCAACCGTGACGCCATCCACCCAGTCACTGCCTCGGCGCTGTGA